Proteins co-encoded in one Natronorubrum daqingense genomic window:
- a CDS encoding efflux RND transporter permease subunit → MNGGRRDEPTRFSRLVDAITTHTTVVIASILLLTAVFGVGIAFLEYDSSLEQFESETDETKTLEYATENFAAQEDANTTVTAVIVSEDDALAKESLLESLEFQRALHENETVNETLAADSPTIGVENVVATSILREDDVDALVERRDDLEERADQLDETETDLRRALETVRDLEADYAELNASYENDEIDSSTYQTRADELDAELESVREETTADLEDDQTQSFDRATGSVRAVQSEINATERAYADGEIETEAYDERMDRFEVDLETAYTDGTVGVLGDEYDELWAEQRELEERRDDLESLDQPPLEEQIAALESIDESAYERHLEELVDEESAAVDEFATTLLPSSYEVGDTQAEKRLTVLRHAQAGVDGEVNGDVNADTNTDSTGDRLVESELAVQQLAADHGDASGGEYVVFGPGIVSDEIDRAIVDSLIFVGPLALGVVLVSLAVAYRDPIEVALGVAGIGTVLVWTLGFMGWAGIAFNQLFVAIPVLLIGLSIDYAIHVFMRHRESRETAATAVRPAMALALTGVGVALLWVTATTAIGFLSNLVSPIAPLREFGLVSTVGIVAALLVFGGLMPAVKIELDESLERRGLERRRPALGIEDGPVRSGLSVGANAARVAPLVVLVLVLAVTAGGLYAASSVDTNFEEDDLLAENPSWTEHVSPTDRDYQATAGYEALEDGFEYRDAQAQIVVAGDVTDGDTLERVDSARTQVSESESTDAAHSAGADDQDPLTVMESVAADDESFNASFHLADRTGDGVPNQNLEGLYDQLFESDPEAASEVIHRTSDGEYESVRLLVSVRGDAPAETVTSDVQSAAATVDDGGADERWNASATGPQIVEHTVEESLLDGIFESLVVTLVAVFGFLTAAYYLTGHSASLGIVTVLPVALAVCWIVGTMSLLGIPFNVLTGTVTSLTIGLGVAYNIHVSSRFVLERRRGEDDADALSRTMAGTGGALFGSVATTTLGFTTLALAFLPAVRQFGFVTALTIAYAFLSSILVLPTLLLLWARYVADGGENDDAQNGQRSQNGR, encoded by the coding sequence ATGAACGGGGGGAGACGGGACGAGCCGACGCGGTTCAGCCGGCTCGTCGACGCGATTACGACGCACACGACGGTCGTGATCGCGTCGATTCTTCTCCTCACGGCCGTCTTCGGCGTCGGAATCGCGTTTCTCGAGTACGATAGCTCGCTCGAGCAATTCGAGAGCGAGACGGACGAAACGAAGACGCTCGAGTACGCGACCGAGAACTTCGCGGCCCAAGAGGACGCGAACACGACGGTTACTGCGGTGATCGTCAGCGAGGACGACGCGCTCGCGAAGGAGTCGCTGCTCGAGTCGCTCGAGTTCCAACGGGCACTGCACGAAAACGAGACCGTCAACGAGACGCTGGCAGCAGACTCGCCGACGATCGGCGTCGAAAACGTCGTCGCGACGAGCATACTCCGCGAGGACGACGTCGACGCGCTCGTCGAGCGCAGAGACGACCTCGAGGAACGTGCGGATCAACTCGACGAAACCGAAACCGATCTGCGACGGGCCCTCGAGACGGTTCGTGATCTCGAAGCCGACTACGCGGAGCTAAACGCCTCTTACGAGAACGACGAGATCGACTCGAGCACGTATCAGACCCGCGCGGACGAACTCGACGCCGAACTCGAGTCGGTTCGCGAGGAGACGACGGCCGACCTCGAGGACGACCAGACGCAGTCGTTCGATCGGGCGACGGGGAGCGTTCGAGCCGTCCAATCGGAGATCAACGCCACCGAGCGGGCGTACGCGGACGGCGAGATCGAGACGGAGGCGTACGACGAACGAATGGATCGATTCGAGGTCGACCTCGAGACGGCGTACACCGACGGCACGGTCGGCGTGCTCGGCGACGAGTACGACGAGTTGTGGGCGGAACAGCGGGAACTCGAGGAGCGACGAGACGACCTCGAATCTCTCGACCAGCCTCCGCTCGAAGAACAGATCGCGGCGCTCGAGTCGATAGACGAGTCGGCCTACGAACGCCACCTCGAGGAACTCGTCGACGAAGAGTCGGCGGCCGTCGACGAGTTCGCGACGACGTTGCTCCCCTCGTCGTACGAGGTTGGAGACACACAGGCAGAGAAGCGACTGACCGTTCTCAGGCACGCACAGGCGGGAGTGGACGGAGAGGTGAACGGGGACGTGAACGCGGATACGAATACGGATTCGACCGGCGACCGACTCGTCGAGAGCGAACTCGCCGTACAGCAACTGGCAGCGGATCACGGCGACGCGAGCGGCGGTGAATACGTCGTCTTTGGCCCCGGAATCGTCTCGGACGAGATCGACCGGGCGATCGTCGACAGCCTGATTTTCGTCGGCCCGCTCGCACTCGGCGTCGTCCTCGTCTCGCTGGCCGTCGCCTACCGCGATCCGATCGAGGTCGCACTCGGCGTCGCCGGCATCGGAACGGTGCTCGTCTGGACGCTCGGATTCATGGGCTGGGCCGGGATCGCGTTCAATCAACTCTTCGTGGCGATTCCCGTCCTCTTGATCGGGCTCTCGATCGACTACGCAATCCACGTCTTCATGCGCCATCGCGAGTCACGCGAGACGGCGGCCACGGCCGTTCGACCGGCGATGGCGCTCGCGCTTACCGGTGTCGGCGTCGCCCTCCTCTGGGTCACCGCGACGACGGCGATCGGCTTTCTGTCGAATCTCGTGAGCCCGATCGCACCGCTTCGCGAGTTCGGCCTCGTGAGCACGGTCGGCATCGTCGCGGCACTGCTCGTCTTCGGCGGCCTGATGCCGGCGGTCAAGATCGAACTCGACGAGTCCCTCGAGCGACGCGGCCTCGAGCGACGGCGACCCGCTCTCGGAATCGAAGACGGCCCCGTTCGCAGCGGGTTGTCGGTCGGCGCGAACGCGGCTCGCGTCGCGCCGCTCGTCGTCCTCGTCCTCGTCCTCGCGGTGACCGCGGGCGGCCTCTACGCGGCGAGTTCGGTCGACACTAACTTCGAGGAGGACGACCTTCTCGCCGAGAATCCGTCGTGGACCGAACACGTTTCGCCGACCGACCGAGACTATCAGGCGACGGCCGGTTACGAAGCACTCGAGGACGGCTTCGAGTACCGGGACGCACAGGCCCAAATCGTCGTCGCGGGCGACGTGACGGACGGCGACACGCTCGAGCGAGTCGATTCGGCACGGACGCAGGTGAGCGAGAGCGAGTCGACCGACGCGGCGCACTCGGCCGGCGCGGACGACCAGGATCCGCTGACGGTGATGGAGTCCGTCGCCGCCGACGACGAGTCGTTCAACGCGTCGTTCCACCTCGCCGATCGGACGGGTGACGGGGTTCCAAACCAGAACCTCGAAGGGCTGTACGACCAGCTATTCGAAAGCGATCCCGAGGCTGCGAGCGAAGTGATCCACCGCACGAGCGACGGCGAGTACGAGTCGGTTCGCCTGCTCGTCTCTGTTCGCGGAGACGCGCCGGCCGAAACGGTGACGAGCGACGTGCAATCGGCTGCGGCGACGGTCGACGACGGTGGCGCGGACGAGCGCTGGAACGCGAGCGCGACCGGCCCGCAGATCGTCGAGCACACCGTCGAGGAGAGTCTGTTGGACGGAATCTTCGAGAGCCTGGTGGTCACCCTCGTCGCTGTTTTCGGGTTTCTGACGGCCGCCTACTACCTCACCGGCCACAGTGCCTCCCTCGGCATCGTGACGGTGCTCCCGGTCGCCCTCGCTGTCTGCTGGATCGTCGGCACGATGTCGCTGCTGGGAATCCCGTTCAACGTCCTGACGGGCACCGTCACGAGCCTCACGATCGGACTCGGCGTCGCCTACAACATCCACGTGAGTTCGCGCTTCGTCCTCGAGCGTCGGAGAGGGGAGGACGACGCCGACGCGCTCTCGCGAACGATGGCCGGCACGGGTGGCGCGCTGTTCGGAAGCGTCGCGACGACAACGCTCGGCTTCACCACGCTCGCGCTCGCGTTCCTCCCCGCCGTTCGCCAGTTCGGCTTCGTGACGGCGCTGACGATCGCGTACGCATTTCTTTCGAGCATCCTCGTCCTGCCGACGCTGTTGCTCCTCTGGGCGCGCTACGTCGCTGATGGCGGAGAGAACGACGACGCCCAGAATGGCCAGCGTAGCCAGAATGGCCGGTAG
- a CDS encoding DNA-3-methyladenine glycosylase family protein, giving the protein MLAEAEPVLRGDPVMASLVEKHDPYVEPNWTEYERLCISIINQQLSTASAAAVRGRVFDVLSDDVTPESVLEADDEALRDAGLSRSKVEYIRNAARAFRERDYSRSGLADHTNEEVVDALTEIKGVGEWTARMYLLFVLERPDVLPLGDLAVRRGIEQLYANGEEELTRGEMREIAEAWRPYRSVATRYIWAEYESE; this is encoded by the coding sequence ATGGCGTCACTCGTCGAGAAGCACGACCCCTACGTCGAGCCGAACTGGACCGAATACGAGCGACTGTGCATCTCGATCATCAACCAGCAGCTTTCGACCGCGAGCGCTGCGGCGGTCCGGGGGCGCGTCTTCGACGTGCTCTCGGACGATGTCACACCCGAATCCGTGCTCGAGGCCGACGACGAGGCCCTTCGGGACGCCGGACTTTCGCGAAGCAAGGTCGAATACATCCGAAACGCCGCGCGAGCGTTTCGAGAACGCGACTACTCGAGGTCGGGGTTGGCCGACCACACGAACGAGGAGGTCGTCGACGCGCTCACCGAAATCAAAGGCGTCGGCGAGTGGACGGCGCGTATGTACCTCCTGTTCGTCCTCGAGCGCCCGGACGTGCTTCCGCTGGGCGACCTCGCCGTTCGCCGCGGAATCGAGCAGTTGTACGCCAACGGCGAGGAAGAACTGACTCGAGGTGAGATGCGCGAGATCGCCGAGGCGTGGCGCCCCTATCGAAGCGTCGCGACCCGCTACATCTGGGCGGAGTACGAGTCCGAGTAA
- a CDS encoding PGF-CTERM sorting domain-containing protein: protein MMALIMITSVAAGTAVADTGMEEAEPADEVFVDDDGGAVLVYDEDDGIDDEASGEFGVDISESVAYALVSDEIEDDVSAAFSMVLDNDGLESSGSLAADRPADVEDFSMDVTGEQTESTNDFDANLELALAAADSPPEATADESGSTSGSVVMGADDLATQGEFDVSHNAPPDSPEIGLDMEITETGDDYTLEMAQQNEIVEFETDDWDTEDAAQATLEDEFEVVAQDLGSDVTVTIHDYDFEDDVNAMGDGHLDIEYTIELENAKDGLEQLVAEDLATDPTLDVTQSEADEIAADILDAELETFELAFAEDDTTVDGHWDVAFSGFESSAYAVMDLAEASDEMDDDAADEFDDYEEMYEAQAAADLTETTEWDVTFDAAGGSQEFVVDVTSEADNWDAYTDELADRDIDSPEFVIDAHAETVGDEIDLEMGLEVGQEAIIETAITTMADDLQNDPTVDDDALELVSAFDEADLELMQFDLDMDDGTVTFETGASFDDLGAFEAHLEDGYHGLTVEHIYGDDDAGYVYVTDMADDDDDEDDIREHSIVADDTEIHMPGDWDEDHPRLDMEEVDNYLETDVGDDESDDDDSIPGFGAVAALVALLSIAMWARFDR, encoded by the coding sequence ATGATGGCTCTCATCATGATCACGTCGGTCGCAGCAGGCACTGCTGTGGCAGACACAGGGATGGAGGAAGCCGAGCCTGCAGACGAGGTGTTCGTCGACGACGACGGTGGGGCCGTTCTGGTCTACGACGAAGACGACGGGATCGACGACGAAGCGAGCGGTGAGTTCGGCGTCGATATCTCCGAGTCGGTGGCGTACGCGCTTGTCTCCGACGAGATCGAAGACGACGTCTCCGCTGCGTTCTCAATGGTCCTCGACAACGATGGCCTCGAGTCCTCAGGCTCGCTCGCCGCCGACCGACCGGCTGACGTCGAAGACTTCTCGATGGACGTCACTGGCGAGCAAACGGAGTCGACGAACGACTTCGACGCGAACCTCGAGTTAGCACTCGCCGCCGCCGACTCCCCGCCGGAAGCGACCGCCGACGAGTCCGGCTCGACCAGTGGCTCTGTCGTCATGGGTGCTGATGATCTCGCCACGCAGGGCGAGTTCGACGTCTCACACAACGCACCCCCTGATTCACCCGAGATCGGTCTCGACATGGAGATCACGGAGACGGGTGACGATTACACGCTCGAGATGGCTCAACAAAACGAAATCGTCGAGTTCGAAACCGACGACTGGGACACCGAGGACGCCGCACAGGCGACGCTCGAGGACGAGTTCGAAGTCGTCGCACAGGACCTCGGTAGCGACGTCACGGTCACCATCCACGACTACGACTTCGAGGATGACGTCAACGCGATGGGCGACGGTCACCTCGATATCGAGTACACGATCGAACTCGAGAACGCCAAAGACGGCCTCGAGCAACTCGTCGCGGAGGATCTCGCGACCGATCCGACGCTCGACGTAACGCAGAGCGAGGCCGACGAGATCGCCGCGGATATCCTCGACGCCGAACTCGAGACGTTCGAACTCGCGTTCGCCGAGGACGACACGACCGTCGACGGTCACTGGGACGTCGCGTTCAGTGGCTTCGAATCGTCCGCCTACGCGGTGATGGATCTCGCCGAAGCGAGCGACGAGATGGACGACGACGCGGCCGACGAGTTCGACGACTACGAGGAGATGTACGAGGCCCAGGCAGCGGCCGACCTCACCGAGACGACCGAGTGGGACGTGACGTTCGACGCAGCCGGCGGATCGCAAGAATTCGTCGTCGACGTCACCTCCGAGGCGGACAACTGGGACGCCTACACCGACGAACTCGCGGACCGCGATATCGATTCGCCCGAGTTCGTGATCGACGCCCACGCGGAAACGGTCGGCGACGAAATCGATCTCGAGATGGGCCTCGAGGTCGGACAGGAGGCGATCATCGAAACGGCGATCACGACGATGGCTGACGACCTCCAGAACGACCCGACCGTCGATGACGACGCCCTCGAACTCGTCTCCGCCTTCGACGAGGCCGACCTCGAACTCATGCAGTTCGATCTCGACATGGACGACGGAACGGTTACCTTCGAAACCGGTGCCTCCTTCGACGACCTCGGTGCGTTCGAGGCCCACCTCGAGGACGGCTACCACGGCCTGACGGTCGAACACATCTACGGCGACGACGACGCCGGCTACGTCTACGTCACCGACATGGCCGACGACGATGACGACGAAGACGATATCCGCGAGCACTCGATCGTCGCGGACGACACCGAGATTCACATGCCGGGCGACTGGGACGAAGATCACCCGCGACTCGACATGGAGGAAGTCGACAACTACCTCGAGACCGACGTAGGCGACGACGAGTCGGACGATGACGACTCGATCCCCGGCTTCGGCGCAGTCGCCGCCCTCGTTGCCCTCCTCTCGATAGCGATGTGGGCGCGTTTCGATCGGTAA